One region of Duncaniella freteri genomic DNA includes:
- a CDS encoding DUF4421 domain-containing protein produces MFPLCMYGEECTSKQLPDSTLELSGNWFNQLSQCNFRINDPRIKYPRFVNFCRTVYNWGDTTFNRYDSAYVIGTGQNWKLYANSYNWHQSYAFIFHDQPVILHSKINSDLGISLNFMAVSIGYTWNVNRLITGKRDQRRIFNFSFTCALFSAEITSWNTYGDTKLTKFGNYKNVDGSNPDIPIDNMNHKAFNLNAYYFFNHNKYSQAAAYNFSKYQLKSAGSWILGINYGRHTIAMDFEHLPPSMTDDIPDFASKYDFSYTDYTILGGYGYSHVLPHNWLYNVTILPSVGYKRTEMTNTDVKKDNDFNNTISLNYQGKMSMTYNHRSLFVSATIRLDGNCYFDESYTFFNTRCSASAIVGVRF; encoded by the coding sequence ATGTTCCCACTCTGTATGTATGGAGAGGAATGTACATCTAAGCAGTTGCCTGATTCCACGCTTGAATTGTCAGGCAACTGGTTTAATCAGTTGAGCCAATGCAATTTTAGGATAAATGACCCTCGTATAAAATATCCTCGTTTTGTCAATTTTTGTCGTACTGTTTATAACTGGGGGGACACGACCTTTAATAGATATGATTCTGCTTATGTCATCGGAACGGGACAAAATTGGAAACTCTATGCCAACAGTTATAATTGGCACCAGTCCTATGCGTTTATATTTCACGACCAGCCTGTTATACTCCATAGTAAGATAAATTCGGATTTAGGAATTTCATTGAATTTTATGGCTGTCAGCATTGGCTATACGTGGAATGTCAATAGGCTGATTACCGGGAAACGAGACCAACGACGAATTTTTAACTTTTCATTCACATGCGCCTTGTTTTCGGCTGAGATTACTTCTTGGAATACTTATGGAGATACAAAACTCACTAAATTTGGCAATTACAAGAATGTCGATGGCTCTAATCCTGACATACCTATAGATAATATGAATCACAAGGCTTTCAATCTGAATGCGTACTATTTTTTCAATCACAATAAGTACTCGCAAGCGGCTGCATATAACTTTTCAAAATATCAGCTAAAAAGTGCCGGATCATGGATATTAGGTATAAATTACGGCAGACACACAATTGCTATGGACTTTGAGCATCTTCCTCCGTCCATGACTGATGACATCCCGGATTTTGCTTCTAAATATGATTTCAGCTATACCGATTATACAATACTTGGAGGATATGGATATAGTCATGTCCTGCCTCATAATTGGTTGTATAATGTAACAATCCTACCTTCAGTCGGATATAAGCGTACAGAAATGACGAATACAGACGTAAAGAAAGACAACGATTTCAATAATACGATATCCCTGAACTATCAGGGGAAAATGTCAATGACCTATAATCATCGTTCACTATTTGTGTCAGCAACGATACGACTTGATGGCAATTGCTATTTTGATGAGAGTTACACTTTCTTCAATACAAGATGCTCGGCGTCTGCCATTGTTGGCGTGAGATTTTAG
- a CDS encoding sigma-54-dependent transcriptional regulator translates to MNKVLIVDASESDRRLMSGLLVKSGYEPIAVETMEAAKDEVAKLPPGAVIVADVSLRDGSAKELINWQKAEGFTFPVIAIVNNLNGPDLLEVMKGGGAVDVVQRAGIDKQLVETVGKYAKPENIIIQLDNALIPRRSNSFREIGKAIGRVATTNANCIIFGESGMGKEQIARQIYLQSSRTQKPLKVLEAGGAPLVGKHDPESDRSEIYNRIEGYFQEVKGGTLIIKNIQLLTFETQSVLLHILEQEHPDVRIISTANGNLLKMVADGSFRDNLFYMLRQTSISVPSLRESTEDIADIADYLLQRYAQKKQRPKQHLDASAIKALKLHPWPGNVRELKDTVLFAAFHTKDDTITAEDIRFDDATPDNAEDLTHRNPRTEKENIIKAFNRAGTWRGAAKLLGVSEKTLIQLRKKHHINPDGEIEA, encoded by the coding sequence ATGAACAAGGTGTTAATTGTAGATGCCTCCGAATCAGACCGTCGGCTTATGTCGGGCTTGCTTGTCAAGTCCGGCTATGAGCCGATTGCCGTTGAGACGATGGAGGCAGCAAAGGACGAGGTGGCGAAATTGCCACCCGGCGCAGTGATTGTCGCGGACGTTTCACTCCGTGACGGTTCTGCGAAAGAGTTAATCAACTGGCAGAAGGCTGAGGGATTCACTTTCCCGGTCATCGCCATAGTGAATAACCTGAACGGCCCCGACCTTCTTGAAGTGATGAAAGGCGGCGGAGCGGTAGATGTGGTGCAACGGGCCGGTATTGACAAGCAGCTCGTTGAAACGGTAGGCAAATACGCAAAACCGGAGAACATCATAATCCAGCTTGACAATGCCCTGATTCCACGGAGGAGCAACAGTTTCCGTGAAATAGGGAAGGCAATCGGACGTGTGGCGACAACAAACGCCAACTGTATCATTTTCGGCGAAAGCGGTATGGGCAAGGAGCAGATTGCGCGACAGATCTATCTCCAAAGCTCGCGGACACAGAAGCCGTTGAAGGTTCTCGAAGCCGGAGGCGCGCCGCTTGTCGGCAAGCATGACCCGGAGTCAGACCGCAGCGAAATCTATAACCGCATCGAGGGTTACTTTCAGGAAGTGAAAGGCGGCACACTGATAATCAAGAATATCCAGTTGCTGACATTCGAGACCCAATCAGTGCTGTTGCACATTCTTGAACAGGAACACCCCGATGTGAGAATTATCAGCACTGCAAACGGAAATCTGTTGAAGATGGTAGCAGACGGTAGCTTCCGTGACAATCTTTTCTATATGCTTCGGCAGACGAGTATTTCAGTACCGTCTCTTCGTGAATCCACTGAGGATATAGCTGATATTGCAGACTATCTTCTTCAGAGATACGCACAGAAGAAACAGCGACCGAAACAGCATCTTGACGCTTCTGCAATAAAGGCGTTAAAACTACATCCGTGGCCCGGCAACGTCCGAGAGCTGAAAGACACCGTTCTTTTCGCCGCCTTTCATACGAAAGATGATACCATTACCGCTGAGGACATCAGATTTGATGATGCCACTCCCGACAATGCCGAAGATTTGACGCATCGAAATCCGAGAACGGAAAAGGAGAATATCATCAAAGCCTTCAATCGGGCAGGTACATGGCGAGGTGCTGCAAAACTTCTCGGAGTGTCAGAGAAAACCCTCATACAACTTCGTAAAAAGCACCATATCAATCCTGACGGAGAAATCGAGGCTTGA
- a CDS encoding helix-turn-helix domain-containing protein encodes MAQPTDKDADFKTAAQAYVSLVEQRARSPCLYPARDRPRLTFHGEPVILLDDIITGLDISEKTIRRYRDAGKIKVYESIEGNIKFVLQCDLDEFLEKCFISSSHPDYRTVKCRTNSGGNAKTTTTKS; translated from the coding sequence ATGGCGCAGCCTACCGACAAGGATGCGGATTTCAAGACCGCCGCGCAAGCCTATGTCTCACTCGTAGAGCAGCGTGCCAGAAGCCCCTGCCTTTATCCCGCGAGAGACAGACCGCGACTGACCTTCCACGGAGAGCCTGTAATCCTTCTCGACGACATCATAACCGGGCTTGACATCAGCGAGAAGACAATAAGGCGATACCGCGACGCAGGAAAAATCAAGGTCTATGAGAGCATAGAGGGAAACATAAAGTTCGTCCTTCAATGCGACCTCGACGAGTTTCTCGAAAAGTGCTTCATCAGTTCGTCCCATCCAGACTACAGGACTGTGAAGTGCAGAACCAACTCCGGCGGAAACGCCAAAACAACCACCACTAAATCATAA
- a CDS encoding DUF4099 domain-containing protein: MDQTPDQQEVLMARDNTSGKVGAVVGQNPDGTPKMADVKSTPLSELIKFNKGQNPLEAFMSNFLRQAKNPTMFSFFRLPADRYEMVAPAMADIIQEAEKNAEMLRPYAVETDVPAHTVNPERQTTPEPPAQQEQQAVETPQPPQQAQTPEPEQSAQAQQPQQPEQTPAPPVRNAPINADSIDWDKIQKQWGITREDLEKSGALDQMVYNHKSPQLFTVTPQFGDEKFSIQAKLSFRTNPDGSYSLVPHFVRNEPQLDKEYKGYTFTGEDKAELRKTGNLGRAVELADPKTGEIKRCLVSIDRLTNEIESMPIDNIYIRRKVANIELDMQAVGILKNGGTIRAQSVELPNGAKFVADLQYNVSKRDVVFVNSDLYRQLQEQGGKSQQQQQTQQKPEERWHNADGTVKRLAHWCKIELSEQ; encoded by the coding sequence ATGGACCAGACTCCCGATCAGCAGGAAGTGCTGATGGCCCGCGACAACACAAGCGGGAAAGTCGGGGCGGTCGTAGGGCAGAATCCCGACGGCACCCCGAAGATGGCGGACGTAAAGTCAACGCCACTCAGTGAACTCATCAAGTTCAACAAAGGGCAGAACCCCCTCGAAGCGTTCATGTCGAATTTTCTCCGGCAGGCCAAGAACCCTACGATGTTCAGCTTTTTCAGACTGCCGGCCGACAGGTATGAAATGGTCGCGCCCGCAATGGCGGACATAATTCAGGAAGCGGAGAAAAACGCAGAGATGCTCAGACCCTACGCGGTGGAAACGGACGTCCCCGCCCATACAGTGAATCCTGAGCGACAGACAACTCCGGAGCCTCCGGCTCAGCAGGAACAACAGGCAGTCGAGACACCCCAGCCGCCACAACAGGCACAGACCCCGGAGCCTGAACAATCAGCGCAGGCACAACAGCCCCAACAGCCTGAACAGACACCCGCGCCACCTGTCAGGAATGCCCCCATAAACGCGGACAGCATAGACTGGGACAAGATACAGAAGCAATGGGGCATCACGCGCGAAGACCTTGAAAAATCAGGCGCACTCGACCAGATGGTATATAACCACAAATCGCCGCAGCTTTTCACTGTGACGCCACAATTCGGCGACGAGAAGTTCTCGATTCAGGCAAAACTCTCTTTCCGCACCAACCCCGATGGCTCATACTCACTTGTGCCACATTTCGTCCGCAACGAGCCGCAGCTCGACAAGGAATACAAGGGCTATACATTCACAGGCGAGGACAAGGCCGAACTGCGCAAGACCGGCAACCTCGGCAGGGCGGTGGAACTTGCCGACCCCAAGACCGGAGAAATCAAGAGATGCCTCGTGAGCATAGACAGGCTCACCAATGAAATCGAGTCAATGCCGATAGACAACATCTATATCCGGCGCAAAGTGGCGAACATAGAACTCGATATGCAGGCAGTCGGCATACTGAAGAACGGCGGCACCATACGGGCGCAGAGCGTCGAACTGCCCAACGGCGCGAAATTTGTCGCCGACCTGCAATACAACGTATCCAAGCGTGATGTCGTTTTCGTCAACTCCGACCTCTACCGCCAGTTGCAGGAGCAGGGCGGAAAGTCGCAGCAGCAACAGCAGACCCAACAGAAGCCGGAAGAACGCTGGCACAATGCCGACGGAACTGTCAAACGCCTTGCCCACTGGTGCAAGATAGAGCTGAGCGAACAGTAG